The sequence GTCATCTGCACTTCTTTTTCATACGTAATGCTTAAAAAGCAAAAAATACGCAAAGTCAAAGAGCGATTCTTTCAGCGAAACGGTGGGTTAATGTTAAGAAACCAAATATCCTCCCAAACTGGTGGGATAGAAACAAGGATTTTTACAGCAGAAGAGTTAGAATTGGCAACCAACAATTATGACGAAGATCAAGTCCTTGGACGAGGAGGGTTTGGTACAGTTTACAAGGGAGCATTATTTGATAAGCGTGTAGTTGCAGTTAAGAAGTCGAAATTAGTCGACCAGAGCCAAATTGAGCAGTTCATAAATGAGGTTATTATCCTAACTCAAATTAACCATAGAAACGTAGTAAAACTTTTAGGTTGTTGTTTAGAAACTGCAGTCCCTTTGCTTGTATATGAATACGTTTCTAATGGCACCCTTGCTGAACATATTCATGACAAGAACGGTTTTTCCACTATATCTTGGGGAAGTCGTTTGACAATTGCTACCGAAATTGCAAATGCACTTTCATATTTACACTCCGCTGCCTCTACACCTATTATTCATAGAGATATAAAGTCTGCTAACATATTGTTAGACGAAAAATACACAGCGAAAGTATCAGATTTCGGAGCATCACGGTTGGTTCCTCTGGATCAAACATGGGTAGACACATTGGTTCAAGGTACATTAGGATATCTGGATCCAGAATACTTTAATACAAGCCAGTTGACCGAGAAAAGTGATGTTTATAGTTTCGGTGTAGTTGTTGTAGAACTCTTAACCGGAGAAAAATCCATTTGTTTCAATAGATCCGAAGAACAAAGAAATTTAGctacatttttcctttcctcgatGAAAGCAAACAATTTGTCCCAACTTCTTGAGGATCGAGTTTTAAATGAGGGAAACCCGGAGCAAGTAAATGCAGTTGCAGAGCTTGCAAAGAGATGCCTTAGCTTAAAAGGGGATGATCGCCCTACAATGAAACAAGTTGCAACAAGTCTGGAAGCACTTACATCCTTGAAGATAAATACACCAAGCGATGATAATTCAAAGAACGTGCAATCTGATCCGCCTCAGAGTGACCTCTCCGATGTGCCTTTGATTTCTTACGATAGTATTTCAACTTCGCACTCGGCACAAAATAGCTTGGTGGCAGGAGATATTGTGCCAAGATGAGTGCCGAAAAATTGCAACAGCTGTTGTCCGCAACATTGTATTGCTTTGGTCGCgttttttctttggtttttgattctttctttttttttttacttttttttttcgttcTTCAAATGTTAACTGAAATTTGTAAAGGGGGTTGAAAAAGGGTAACCAgttatatcattatgttgtcatagTTAAGAAGTTGAGGGAGACAAATACAAATATTTATCAATGAAGCGATGAATTATGGTAACATAGTCCCGATTAAATCTCCACGTCTTAGACCACGAAATGTGAAGGGGCGTATTTAAAATCGTGCCTCATCACCTGAATCATATTGAGAGTAAAGAGTGTCGGTACA comes from Papaver somniferum cultivar HN1 chromosome 7, ASM357369v1, whole genome shotgun sequence and encodes:
- the LOC113296401 gene encoding wall-associated receptor kinase 2-like → MLTISSTTSVESSTFLQAKPGCQSQCGNISIPYPFGIGDGCFIDQTVGGKSASGYNLRCNTSYDPPKLFPGKEGTIEIFSITETEIRVQTSKAYLCYNDSGHQFDYGRYELDMTSSVFTASYKKNMFFGIGCEIIATIIGQSGDNETALSTDSCISKCKSNKNMDVGACTGTSGCCQVTVPKGMKKFTSRLDGVLQGNPPKSSYNSCNFAFLAEAGQFTLEASDLRLNGSVRKDTKVIPVVLDWAIGDKSCEQAQVSPNTYACQNNSHCTETVNNPGYRCTCTKGYAGNPYLEPGCIDINECEDQSNNPCIGACTNTDGDYVCSCPPGSYGDGRKDGTGCATKFPVIKAALGLGFGLFFLVICTSFSYVMLKKQKIRKVKERFFQRNGGLMLRNQISSQTGGIETRIFTAEELELATNNYDEDQVLGRGGFGTVYKGALFDKRVVAVKKSKLVDQSQIEQFINEVIILTQINHRNVVKLLGCCLETAVPLLVYEYVSNGTLAEHIHDKNGFSTISWGSRLTIATEIANALSYLHSAASTPIIHRDIKSANILLDEKYTAKVSDFGASRLVPLDQTWVDTLVQGTLGYLDPEYFNTSQLTEKSDVYSFGVVVVELLTGEKSICFNRSEEQRNLATFFLSSMKANNLSQLLEDRVLNEGNPEQVNAVAELAKRCLSLKGDDRPTMKQVATSLEALTSLKINTPSDDNSKNVQSDPPQSDLSDVPLISYDSISTSHSAQNSLVAGDIVPR